One window from the genome of Salvia miltiorrhiza cultivar Shanhuang (shh) chromosome 7, IMPLAD_Smil_shh, whole genome shotgun sequence encodes:
- the LOC130993938 gene encoding uncharacterized protein LOC130993938, translated as MADADIEATPHFCNCKIDGSRLRAPIMTSWTNDNPGRRFYGCRNWKSKNCGFFVWHDEPMGERARGCDFDVEKAELNYALHKMKNVCDQWRKKTFLAYSMLIFSWLLFFVIFFVL; from the exons ATGGCGGACGCGGATATTGAAGCAACTCCACATTTCTGCAACTGCAAAATTGATGGATCGAGGTTGAGGGCACCTATAATGACTTCATGGACAAATGATAACCCTGGCCGTAGGTTTTATGGGTGTCGAAATTGGAAG TCGAAGAATTGTGGTTTTTTTGTGTGGCATGACGAGCCCATGGGTGAACGAGCAAGAGGTTGTGATTTTGATGTCGAAAAAGCTGAGTTGAACTATGCCCTGCATAAGATGAAGAACGTGTGTGATCAATGGAGGAAGAAGACTTTCTTGGCTTATTCAATGTTGATCTTCAGTTGGTTattgttttttgtaattttctttGTCCTTTAG
- the LOC130993238 gene encoding FAD synthetase 1, chloroplastic isoform X1, giving the protein MMMGGCRSYYNPRQFGSCTIKRCRSCLDRAAPPRFRCSSRRFLGFKLSGSNASSVASSDDDLARLSFINDDASQPPLFSECFSPAENGADLPSERVSVAGGIVALGKFDALHIGHRELAIQAAKIGVPYLMSFVGMGEVLGWEPRAPIVARSDRKRVLSSWAPFCGNVTPKEVEVEFSQVRYLTPQQFAERLAVDLGVCGVVAGENYRFGYRAAGDSSDLVRLCDEYGMKACIINTVMDKHQHSTDMGSSSSQERGQVSSTRVRHALANGDMSYVSELLGRHHRLMLMVRNKEDIFSDRKRLSIKCRPCLLNLSPKEGLYENCSLVVGDKNVVACRVTIDSTYIHLELDEVAPHINTSAQNLLLGIDFGESKL; this is encoded by the exons ATGATGATGGGCGGCTGCCGCAGTTACTACAACCCTCGCCAATTCGGGAGCTGCACCATCAAACGCTGCCGTTCTTGTCTCGACAGAGCTGCTCCGCCTAGGTTTCGTTGCTCCTCCAGAAGATTTTTGGGATTCAAGTTGTCGGGCTCCAATGCTTCGTCTGTTGCCAGTAGCGACGACGATTTAGCCCGACTTTCTTTCATCAACGACGATGCCTCTCAGCCTCCCCTCTTCTCAGAGTGCTTCAG CCCAGCTGAAAATGGTGCGGATCTTCCATCTGAAAGAGTCTCAGTAGCAG GAGGAATAGTAGCACTGGGAAAGTTTGATGCCCTTCACATCGGTCATCGGGAGCTTGCAATCCAAGCAGCAAAGATTGGAGTTCCATATCTGATGTCATTTGTTGGAATGGGAGAGGTACTTGGATGGGAACCTAG GGCTCCTATAGTGGCAAGAAGTGACCGGAAGCGTGTTCTTTCCTCTTGGGCTCCATTTTGTGGTAATGTTACACCGAAGGAAGTTGAGGTTGAGTTTTCACAAGTCAGATATCTCACTCCACAACAATTCGCCGAGAGATTAGCAGTGGATCTTGGAGTTTGTGGCGTTGTGGCGG GTGAAAACTACCGGTTTGGATACAGAGCTGCCGGCGATTCATCTGATCTGGTGCGGCTGTGTGACGAGTATGGCATGAAAGCGTGCATAATAAACACTGTCATGGACAAGCACCAACATTCAACGGACATGGGTTCTAGCAGCTCGCAAGAGAGAGGGCAAGTATCATCCACGCGAGTTCGTCATGCTCTTGCCAATGGGGACATGAGTTACGTCTCTGAGCTGCTGGGACGCCATCACCGGCTTATGCTAATGGTAAGAAACAAGGAAGACATTTTTAGTGATAGGAAGAGGTTATCGATAAAATGTAGACCTTGTTTGTTGAATCTCTCACCCAAAGAAGGTCTATATGAAAATTGTTCTCTTGTAGTTGGTGATAAGAATGTGGTAGCATGCAGAGTGACAATTGATTCGACATATATTCATTTGGAATTAGATGAAGTAGCTCCTCATATAAATACTAGTGCTCAAAACTTGTTACTGGGTATCGACTTTGGTGAATCCAAGctttga
- the LOC130993238 gene encoding FAD synthetase 1, chloroplastic isoform X2 has translation MPLSLPSSQSASAENGADLPSERVSVAGGIVALGKFDALHIGHRELAIQAAKIGVPYLMSFVGMGEVLGWEPRAPIVARSDRKRVLSSWAPFCGNVTPKEVEVEFSQVRYLTPQQFAERLAVDLGVCGVVAGENYRFGYRAAGDSSDLVRLCDEYGMKACIINTVMDKHQHSTDMGSSSSQERGQVSSTRVRHALANGDMSYVSELLGRHHRLMLMVRNKEDIFSDRKRLSIKCRPCLLNLSPKEGLYENCSLVVGDKNVVACRVTIDSTYIHLELDEVAPHINTSAQNLLLGIDFGESKL, from the exons ATGCCTCTCAGCCTCCCCTCTTCTCAGAGTGCTTCAG CTGAAAATGGTGCGGATCTTCCATCTGAAAGAGTCTCAGTAGCAG GAGGAATAGTAGCACTGGGAAAGTTTGATGCCCTTCACATCGGTCATCGGGAGCTTGCAATCCAAGCAGCAAAGATTGGAGTTCCATATCTGATGTCATTTGTTGGAATGGGAGAGGTACTTGGATGGGAACCTAG GGCTCCTATAGTGGCAAGAAGTGACCGGAAGCGTGTTCTTTCCTCTTGGGCTCCATTTTGTGGTAATGTTACACCGAAGGAAGTTGAGGTTGAGTTTTCACAAGTCAGATATCTCACTCCACAACAATTCGCCGAGAGATTAGCAGTGGATCTTGGAGTTTGTGGCGTTGTGGCGG GTGAAAACTACCGGTTTGGATACAGAGCTGCCGGCGATTCATCTGATCTGGTGCGGCTGTGTGACGAGTATGGCATGAAAGCGTGCATAATAAACACTGTCATGGACAAGCACCAACATTCAACGGACATGGGTTCTAGCAGCTCGCAAGAGAGAGGGCAAGTATCATCCACGCGAGTTCGTCATGCTCTTGCCAATGGGGACATGAGTTACGTCTCTGAGCTGCTGGGACGCCATCACCGGCTTATGCTAATGGTAAGAAACAAGGAAGACATTTTTAGTGATAGGAAGAGGTTATCGATAAAATGTAGACCTTGTTTGTTGAATCTCTCACCCAAAGAAGGTCTATATGAAAATTGTTCTCTTGTAGTTGGTGATAAGAATGTGGTAGCATGCAGAGTGACAATTGATTCGACATATATTCATTTGGAATTAGATGAAGTAGCTCCTCATATAAATACTAGTGCTCAAAACTTGTTACTGGGTATCGACTTTGGTGAATCCAAGctttga
- the LOC130993223 gene encoding myosin-1: protein MSPVNDTRSYQSIKSLPVDFRYAGDQVVDRTMLPDTISENVEELRDASEGAANGSGHVGSDSDESPYGSLNLPAKDGASLADDGDDNKDAITPLRPIKQSYADSKWSDTTPYASKKKIQSWVQLPDGNWELGTVLQTTGNDSVITLPEGKVLKVSSETLIPANPDILDGVDDLMQLSYLNEPSVLYNLQYRYDRDLIYTKAGPVLVAVNPFKKVLLYGNDYIEAYKRKSLDSPHVYAITDTAMREMIRDEVNQSIIISGESGAGKTETAKIAMQYLAALGGGSGIEYEILKTNPILEAFGNAKTLRNDNSSRFGKLIEIHFSETGKISGAKIQTFLLEKSRVVQCSEGERSYHIFYQLCAGASPSLREKLNLKNADEFKYLRQSNCYTISGVDDAEQYRIVLDALDIVHVSKEDQDSVFAMLAAVLWLGNVTFTSIDSENHVEPVIDEGLNTVATLIGCKVEELKLALSTRKMRVGKRNDTIVQKLTLAQAMDTRDALAKSIYSCLFDWLVEQINKSLAVGKRRTGRSISILDIYGFESFERNSFEQFCINYANERLQQHFNRHLFKLEQEEYIQDGIDWAKVDFEDNQDCLNLFEKKPLGLQSLLDEESTFPNGTDLSFANKLKQHLSSNPCFQGERGKAFSVRHYAGEVTYDTTGFLEKNRDLLHLDSIELLSSCTCLLPQAFASSMLNHTEKPVVGALHKSGGADSQKLSVTTKFKSQLFLLMQRLESTTPHFIRCIKPNNFQSPGSYNQGLILQQLRCCGVLEVVRISRSGFPTRMTHQKFARRYGFLLLEHVASQDPLSVSVAILHQFNILPEMYQVGYTKLFFRTGQIGVLEDTRNRTLHGILRVQSCFRGHQARCQLKEFKRGIATLQSFIRGEKVRKEYAGILRRHRAAISIQKHARARIMRRKFNRVREASTSMQSVIRGWLVRRCSGDIGLLQFGGRKGNEPEEVLVKSSFLAELQRRVLRAEASLREKEEENDILHQRLQQYESRWSEYELKMKSMEEVWQKQMRSLQSSLSIAKKSLALDDSQRNSDASVNGTEERESSWDTGNNLRIQENGGRSTSAGLSVIGRLAEEFEQRSQVFGDDAKFLVEVKSGQTEASLDPDHELRRLKQMFEAWKKDYGSRLRETKVILNKLGSEEGSADKVRKKWWARRNSTRMS, encoded by the exons ATGTCGCCCGTTAATGATACGCGTTCCTATCAGTCGATTAAGTCGTTGCCCGTGGATTTTAGGTATGCGGGTGATCAAGTTGTTGATAGGACAATGTTGCCTGATACTATATCGGAAAATGTTGAAGAATTGAGGGATGCCTCAGAAGGGGCAGCTAATGGCAGTGGTCATGTTGGTTCAGATAGTGATGAATCACCTTATGGAAGTTTGAACTTGCCGGCCAAAGATGGGGCTTCTTTGGCTGATGATGGCGATGATAATAAGGATGCCATTACTCCCCTGCGGCCAATTAAACAATCATATGCTGATTCGAAGTGGAGTGACACCACCCCGTATGCATCGAAGAAG AAAATTCAGTCGTGGGTTCAGCTTCCTGATGGTAATTGGGAGCTGGGGACAGTTCTTCAGACTACTGGTAACGATTCAGTGATAACATTGCCTGAGGGAAAA GTACTGAAAGTGAGTTCAGAAACTCTGATACCAGCAAATCCTGATATTCTTGATGGTGTAGATGATCTCATGCAATTAAGTTACCTAAACGAACCTTCAGTATTGTACAATCTCCAGTATAGATATGATCGAGATTTGATTTAT ACTAAAGCAGGTCCAGTGCTGGTGGCAGTTAATCCCTTTAAAAAAGTCTTGTTATATGGAAATGATTATATTGAAGCTTACAAGCGCAAATCTTTAGACAGCCCTCATGTATATGCCATTACGGATACAGCTATGCGTGAAATGATCCGAG ATGAAGTAAACCAATCTATCATTATAAG TGGGGAAAGTGGAGCTGGAAAAACGGAGACTGCAAAGATAGCCATGCAATATTTGGCTGCTCTGGGAGGTGGTAGTGGCATCGAGTATGAGATATTAAAAACGAATCCAATTCTGGAAGCTTTTGGTAATGCCAAGACATTAAGAAATGACAACTCAAGTCGATTT GGAAAGCTGATTGAAATCCACTTCAGTGAAACTGGAAAAATATCGGGTGCCAAGATTCAAACTT TTTTACTAGAGAAG TCAAGAGTTGTTCAATGTTCGGAGGGAGAAAGGTCGtatcatatattttatcaaCTTTGTGCTGGGGCTTCACCTAGCCTAAGAG AAAAATTGAACTTAAAGAATGCAGACGAGTTCAAGTATTTGAGGCAAAGCAATTGCTATACGATCTCCGGGGTTGATGATGCCGAACAATACCGCATAGTACTG GATGCTCTGGATATTGTTCATGTAAGTAAGGAAGATCAGGATAGCGTATTTGCAATGCTGGCTGCAGTACTATGGCTAGGAAATGTCACTTTTACTTCAATTGATAGTGAAAATCATGTTGAACCCGTGATTGATGAAG GTCTAAATACTGTTGCCACATTGATTGGGTGCAAAGTGGAGGAACTGAAGCTTGCATTATCAACTCGAAAAATGAGagtagggaaaagaaatgatACAATCGTTCAGAAACTCACTCTAGCACAG GCCATGGATACAAGAGACGCATTGGCAAAATCGATTTACTCATGTTTGTTTGACTGGCTAGTGGAACAGATAAATAAATCACTAGCAGTCGGCAAGAGGCGTACAGGCAGATCCATCAGTATCCTTGATATTTATGGTTTTGAATCATTTGAG agaaataGCTTTGAGCAGTTCTGCATTAACTATGCCAATGAAAGATTACAACAACACTTCAATCGCCATTTGTTTAAATTGGAACAAGAG GAATACATTCAAGACGGCATTGACTGGGCAAAAGTTGATTTTGAAGACAATCAAGATTGTCTTAATCTGTTTGAGAAG AAACCATTGGGCTTACAGTCATTGCTTGATGAAGAATCAACCTTTCCAAATGGTACAGATTTGAGCTTTGCGAATAAGCTCAAGCAACATCTAAGTTCTAATCCTTGTTTTCAAGGAGAAAGAGGGAAAGCTTTTAGTGTTCGCCATTATGCTGGAGAG GTTACATACGACACCACTGGTTTTCTTGAGAAGAACAGGGATTTACTTCATTTGGATTCAATTGAACTTCTTTCTTCTTGCACGTGCCTCCTTCCTCAGGCATTTGCATCCAGCATGCTTAATCACACCGAGAAGCCTGTAGTAGGGGCACTGCATAAATCTGGTGGCGCAGATTCACAAAAATTAAGTGTTACGACGAAATTCAAG AGCCAACTTTTCCTGTTAATGCAACGTCTTGAAAGCACGACTCCACACTTCATACGCTGTATAAAGCCCAACAACTTCCAATCTCCTGGTAGCTATAATCAAGGACTCATACTACAACAGTTGCGGTGCTGTGGAGTCTTAGAAGTTGTTAGGATATCAAGATCTGGTTTTCCTACCAGAATGACACATCAAAAGTTTGCGAGAAG GTATGGTTTTCTTCTATTAGAGCATGTAGCGTCTCAGGACCCGCTCAGTGTTTCAGTAGCAATTCTTCATCAGTTCAACATTCTCCCCGAGATGTACCAAGTTGGATACACAAAATTGTTTTTCCGAACTGGACAG ATTGGGGTTCTTGAAGACACAAGAAATCGCACTCTCCATGGGATATTGCGTGTCCAAAGTTGCTTTAGAGGCCATCAGGCTCGATGCCAGCTAAAGGAGTTTAAGAGAGGGATTGCCACCCTACAGTCAT TTATCCGTGGCGAAAAAGTTAGAAAGGAGTATGCAGGCATACTACGCAGGCATAGAGCAGCTATATCTATCCAAAAGCATGCCAGAGCTAGGATTATGAGGAGAAAGTTCAATAGAGTTAGGGAGGCATCTACCTCAATGCAATCAG TTATTCGTGGCTGGTTGGTCAGAAGATGCTCAGGAGATATAGGATTGCTGCAATTTGGAGGAAGAAAG GGTAATGAGCCAGAAGAAGTGCTGGTAAAATCATCGTTCCTCGCTGAACTGCAACGCCGTGTTCTCAGGGCTGAGGCTTCCCTGAGAGAAAAGGAAGAGGAGAACGACATCCTTCACCAACGGTTGCAACAGTATGAGAGTCGTTGGTCCGAATACGAGCTAAAAATGAAGTCTATGGAGGAGGTGTGGCAGAAGCAGATGAGATCGCTGCAGTCGAGCCTTTCCATTGCAAAGAAGAGCCTCGCCTTGGACGATTCCCAGAGAAACTCAGACGCCTCAGTAAATGGAACTGAAGAAAGAGAGTCTAGCTGGGACACGGGCAACAATTTGAGGATCCAAGAAAACGGGGGAAGATCAACGAGTGCAGGGTTAAGCGTCATTGGGCGGTTGGCTGAAGAGTTCGAGCAGAGGAGTCAAGTATTCGGAGACGATGCCAAGTTCTTGGTGGAAGTGAAGTCGGGGCAGACGGAGGCGAGCTTGGACCCGGATCACGAGCTGCGGAGGCTGAAACAGATGTTTGAAGCTTGGAAGAAGGATTACGGGTCGAGATTGAGGGAAACGAAGGTGATACTGAACAAGCTCGGGAGCGAAGAGGGGTCGGCAGATAAGGTGAGAAAGAAATGGTGGGCGAGGAGAAACAGCACAAGGATGAGCTGA